One Frankia alni ACN14a DNA window includes the following coding sequences:
- the mftE gene encoding mycofactocin biosynthesis peptidyl-dipeptidase MftE, with translation MSVLGRATWRELGGDRPLLVLPLGSTEQHGPHLPLDTDTRIASAVAHGLAQRLEPLLVGAALPYGASGEHAGFPGTVSLGTQVLERVVVELVRSVDDTARAVVLVNGHGGNIAALRSARRILAGEGRPVFLWAPVAALAATVGVPAADRDLHAGRGETSLLLHLAPDLVRLDLAVAGPSPSLAELLARGVAALSPSGVLGDPAGASAAEGARLLDAYVDDAVERLLDWTRHQGLTPPTARTVGRSA, from the coding sequence GTGTCGGTACTCGGCCGAGCAACCTGGCGGGAGCTCGGGGGCGACCGACCGCTGCTCGTGCTGCCCCTGGGCAGCACCGAGCAGCACGGACCGCACCTCCCGCTCGACACCGACACCCGGATCGCCTCCGCCGTCGCCCACGGTCTCGCGCAGCGGCTGGAGCCCCTGCTCGTCGGGGCGGCGCTGCCGTACGGGGCCAGCGGCGAGCACGCCGGGTTCCCCGGCACGGTCTCCCTGGGCACGCAGGTGCTCGAGCGGGTGGTCGTCGAGCTCGTTCGCTCGGTCGACGACACGGCTCGCGCCGTCGTGCTGGTCAACGGTCACGGGGGGAACATCGCCGCCCTCAGGTCGGCCCGGCGGATCCTGGCCGGGGAGGGTCGTCCGGTGTTCCTGTGGGCGCCGGTTGCGGCGCTGGCCGCGACCGTCGGCGTACCGGCGGCGGACCGCGACCTGCACGCCGGCCGCGGCGAGACCTCCCTGCTACTGCACCTGGCTCCCGACCTGGTCCGGCTGGACCTGGCCGTGGCCGGACCCAGCCCGTCGCTGGCCGAGCTCCTCGCCCGCGGCGTCGCCGCGCTCAGCCCCTCCGGAGTGCTGGGCGACCCGGCGGGCGCGTCGGCGGCCGAGGGCGCCCGCCTGCTCGACGCCTACGTCGACGACGCCGTCGAACGGCTGCTGGACTGGACGCGGCATCAGGGCCTCACGCCGCCGACGGCGCGGACCGTGGGCCGGTCCGCGTGA